The following are encoded together in the Actinoplanes sp. N902-109 genome:
- a CDS encoding TetR/AcrR family transcriptional regulator: protein MSDAPASARKTELLEAAYGYAREHGLADLSLRPLAAAIGSSPRVLLFLFGSKDELIRALLARARADELELLDAARGTGLAAVTRRIWEFLAAPEHRALLTLWVEAYARSLTDPQGPWRDFAGDTVRDWLGLLAAAQPPAERSTAAGQARRSLALAALRGALLDLLATGDTDRTTAAVERVTAQLR, encoded by the coding sequence GTGAGCGACGCTCCGGCAAGTGCCCGCAAGACCGAACTTCTGGAAGCCGCGTACGGCTACGCCCGTGAGCACGGCCTGGCCGATCTCTCCCTGCGGCCCCTGGCAGCGGCGATCGGGTCGAGCCCGCGGGTGCTGCTGTTCCTGTTCGGGTCCAAGGACGAGCTGATCCGCGCCCTGCTCGCTCGCGCCCGCGCCGACGAGCTGGAGCTGCTCGACGCGGCGCGGGGCACGGGGCTCGCGGCGGTGACCCGCCGGATCTGGGAGTTCCTGGCCGCGCCCGAGCATCGCGCGCTGCTCACGCTCTGGGTCGAGGCGTACGCCCGATCGCTCACCGACCCGCAGGGACCATGGCGCGACTTCGCCGGGGACACCGTGCGCGACTGGCTCGGCCTGCTCGCCGCCGCCCAGCCGCCGGCCGAGCGGTCCACCGCCGCCGGTCAGGCCCGGCGCAGCCTGGCGTTGGCGGCGTTGCGGGGTGCCCTGCTCGACCTGCTCGCCACCGGCGACACGGACCGGACGACCGCCGCCGTCGAGCGCGTCACTGCACAGTTGCGGTGA
- a CDS encoding YnfA family protein: MGVLRSMGLFLLAALAEIGGAWLVWQGVREHRGLLFTGAGVLALGAYGFVATLQPDPNFGRILAAYGGVFVAGSLGWAMLVDGFRPDRWDLIGAALCLGGVAVIMYAPRGA; this comes from the coding sequence ATGGGTGTCCTGCGTTCGATGGGTCTTTTCCTGCTCGCCGCGCTGGCCGAGATCGGTGGTGCCTGGCTCGTCTGGCAGGGGGTACGCGAGCACCGGGGCCTGCTGTTCACCGGGGCCGGGGTGCTCGCGCTGGGCGCCTACGGTTTCGTCGCCACGCTGCAGCCCGACCCGAATTTCGGCCGGATCCTCGCCGCGTACGGCGGGGTGTTCGTGGCCGGTTCACTCGGATGGGCGATGCTGGTTGACGGCTTCCGGCCGGATCGCTGGGACCTGATCGGCGCCGCGCTGTGCCTCGGCGGGGTCGCCGTGATCATGTACGCACCGCGCGGCGCCTGA
- a CDS encoding GNAT family N-acetyltransferase produces the protein MGATIRRLAEPGDLGWVVMAHGEDYVGGYGWSPAFEALVARIVADFAAAGSTAGDPAGAAAGAPVRSAAWIGEVDGERAGSVFCVAADDTTAQLRLLLVRPGARGHGLGSALVDECVRFATGAGYQRLTLWTVSAQVSARRIYQAAGFELVDEAPHRGFGPDLVGQNWARKL, from the coding sequence ATGGGCGCGACGATCCGCCGGCTGGCTGAGCCGGGCGACCTGGGCTGGGTGGTCATGGCGCACGGCGAGGACTACGTGGGCGGCTACGGCTGGAGCCCCGCCTTCGAGGCGCTCGTCGCCCGCATCGTCGCCGATTTCGCGGCGGCCGGCTCGACTGCTGGTGACCCGGCTGGTGCGGCCGCTGGTGCTCCGGTTCGCTCGGCGGCTTGGATCGGCGAGGTCGACGGCGAGCGCGCCGGGTCCGTCTTCTGCGTCGCTGCTGACGACACGACCGCCCAACTGCGACTTCTTCTCGTACGGCCGGGAGCGCGCGGGCACGGCCTCGGCAGTGCACTGGTCGACGAATGCGTCCGCTTCGCCACCGGAGCGGGCTACCAGCGGCTGACCCTGTGGACCGTCAGCGCCCAGGTCTCGGCGCGACGCATCTATCAGGCCGCCGGCTTCGAACTCGTCGACGAGGCGCCGCACCGCGGTTTCGGCCCGGACCTCGTCGGCCAGAACTGGGCCCGGAAGCTCTAG
- a CDS encoding STAS domain-containing protein: protein MYLPITTRQLADGTVEIAPSGEIDLDNAHVMRDAVNDVLTSQTPVKIDLDLQRVMLIDSIGIGILVACFHAAAASGVKLVVSHPSPTVYRQLWISGLVGLLGCAEPPSPRTSVGLRPS, encoded by the coding sequence GTGTATCTGCCGATCACCACTCGTCAGCTTGCCGACGGCACCGTTGAGATCGCGCCGAGCGGCGAGATCGACCTGGACAACGCCCACGTCATGCGCGACGCCGTCAACGACGTCCTGACCTCGCAGACGCCGGTGAAGATAGACCTCGACCTGCAACGGGTCATGCTCATCGACAGCATCGGCATCGGCATCCTGGTCGCGTGCTTCCACGCGGCCGCAGCTTCCGGCGTCAAGCTCGTGGTCAGCCACCCCAGCCCGACGGTTTACCGGCAGCTGTGGATCTCGGGCCTGGTCGGGCTGCTGGGCTGCGCAGAGCCGCCGTCGCCGCGCACGTCGGTGGGACTGCGCCCCAGCTGA
- a CDS encoding AraC family transcriptional regulator, which yields MTDVHVKSITSPADFPTAATCSSADLDDARALLNRFYYAAAVDVPEPRAEFGLQADVVRLGPLTVGQLGFRGPVGFRVSETDAYHVTVPIAGTMRAQHAGHRVLAGAGRAVLFGPCYPIQTLHDPHSSELDIKIERSALEAELAALLGRRVTGPLCLPPLIDLTTGPMRSWARLVRLLRGEITHPSSLLRQPIVVSHLRHSVLSGLLLSLPHRYSEELAAPVPPGPPRAIQHVVDAIHDEPERPFTVGDLAAVAGVSVRSLQEGFRRYVGNSPMAYLQQVRLARAHETLKREDPSRTTVASVAHRWGFAHLGRFASAYHARYGAHPSQTLRGTA from the coding sequence ATGACTGATGTTCACGTCAAGTCCATCACCTCTCCGGCCGACTTCCCCACCGCAGCAACCTGCAGCAGTGCCGATCTTGACGATGCCCGAGCTCTGCTAAATCGGTTTTACTATGCGGCGGCGGTGGACGTGCCGGAGCCCCGAGCGGAGTTCGGCCTGCAAGCCGACGTCGTCCGGCTGGGCCCCCTGACCGTTGGGCAGCTCGGTTTTCGCGGACCCGTCGGCTTCCGGGTGTCCGAGACCGACGCTTACCATGTGACTGTGCCCATCGCCGGCACGATGCGTGCCCAGCACGCCGGCCACCGGGTTCTCGCCGGTGCCGGCCGAGCTGTCCTCTTCGGGCCCTGCTACCCCATACAGACTCTGCACGATCCGCACTCCAGCGAACTCGACATCAAGATCGAACGCTCAGCCCTGGAAGCCGAACTGGCCGCCCTGCTAGGCCGGCGCGTCACCGGCCCGCTCTGCCTGCCCCCGCTGATCGACCTCACCACCGGACCGATGCGCAGCTGGGCCCGGCTCGTCCGATTGCTGCGCGGAGAAATCACCCACCCGAGTAGTCTTCTCCGTCAGCCCATCGTGGTCAGCCATCTGCGCCACAGCGTCCTGAGTGGTCTGCTGCTCAGCCTGCCGCACCGCTACTCCGAGGAACTGGCTGCCCCGGTGCCGCCCGGACCGCCCCGGGCCATCCAACACGTCGTCGACGCCATCCACGACGAACCCGAACGGCCCTTCACGGTGGGTGACCTGGCTGCGGTCGCCGGCGTCAGCGTCCGGTCCCTCCAGGAGGGATTCCGCCGGTACGTCGGTAACTCACCCATGGCGTACCTGCAACAGGTCCGGCTGGCCCGGGCCCACGAAACCCTCAAACGCGAGGACCCGTCCCGGACGACCGTGGCCTCGGTCGCCCACCGCTGGGGCTTCGCCCACCTGGGCCGCTTCGCCTCGGCCTACCATGCCCGGTACGGCGCCCACCCGTCCCAGACCCTGCGCGGCACTGCCTGA
- a CDS encoding GlxA family transcriptional regulator — protein MHLVAVLALDNVVPFDLATPLEVFSRLRLADGSVPYDVRVCAPAPEVAAGFFTVRTQWTLDVLTIADTVIVPGVADVAVAVPDEVQAALRTAASRGARIASICAGAFVLAAAGLLDGRRATTHWAGAAELAERYPAVEVDPAVLYVDNGQLLTSAGAAAGLDLCLHLIRRDHGSAVAADAARLSVMPLEREGGQAQFIVAEQPPAPRGSTLEPLLRWLDERAADELTTADIAAQAGMSTRTLNRRFREHTGTTPVQWLHLARIRRAQHLLETTVEGVDRIGSAVGFGSPTAFRDRFKRVVGTSPQAYRQAFRRVSR, from the coding sequence GTGCATCTCGTCGCCGTGCTCGCACTCGACAACGTCGTCCCGTTCGACCTGGCCACGCCGCTGGAGGTCTTCTCGCGGCTGCGGCTCGCCGACGGCTCGGTTCCCTATGACGTACGGGTCTGTGCGCCGGCTCCCGAGGTCGCCGCCGGCTTCTTCACCGTACGGACGCAGTGGACCCTCGACGTGCTAACGATCGCGGACACCGTCATCGTGCCCGGGGTCGCCGACGTGGCTGTCGCCGTACCGGACGAAGTGCAGGCCGCGCTGCGCACGGCCGCGAGTCGCGGTGCCCGGATCGCGTCCATCTGCGCCGGCGCGTTCGTGCTGGCCGCAGCCGGTCTGCTGGACGGCAGGCGGGCGACCACGCACTGGGCCGGGGCGGCGGAGCTGGCCGAGCGCTACCCGGCGGTCGAGGTCGACCCGGCTGTGCTCTACGTCGACAACGGACAGCTGCTGACGTCGGCCGGGGCGGCGGCCGGGCTGGACCTGTGCCTGCATCTGATCCGGCGTGATCACGGATCGGCGGTCGCCGCGGACGCCGCCCGGCTGTCGGTGATGCCGCTGGAACGCGAGGGTGGTCAGGCGCAGTTCATCGTGGCCGAACAGCCGCCGGCGCCGCGCGGGTCGACGCTGGAGCCGTTGCTGCGCTGGCTGGACGAGCGCGCCGCCGACGAACTGACCACCGCGGACATCGCCGCCCAGGCGGGGATGAGCACGCGGACGCTGAACCGCCGGTTCCGCGAGCACACCGGCACCACCCCGGTGCAGTGGCTGCACCTGGCCCGGATCCGCCGCGCGCAGCACCTGCTGGAGACCACCGTCGAGGGTGTCGACCGAATCGGATCAGCGGTGGGCTTCGGCTCGCCGACCGCGTTCCGTGACCGGTTCAAGCGCGTGGTCGGGACGAGTCCACAAGCATACCGGCAAGCCTTCCGGCGGGTCAGTCGTTGA
- a CDS encoding VanZ family protein: MRPLLIRTILFLYGVSVIAITMLPIHPHPASYWAGEPFMTMVHWIPGDVDAPSFVLNVIMFVPFGVLVPLVWRAADSYRRIAARALTASATIEAVQAVVGLTIGSRRTVDINDLIANTAGALLGLFLLRLAVPSSTHRDLLVRPADPAPHGES; the protein is encoded by the coding sequence ATGCGGCCGCTTCTGATACGAACGATCCTTTTCCTGTACGGCGTGAGCGTGATCGCCATCACCATGTTGCCGATCCACCCGCATCCGGCTTCCTACTGGGCCGGTGAGCCGTTCATGACGATGGTCCACTGGATCCCCGGTGACGTGGACGCGCCGAGCTTCGTGCTGAACGTCATCATGTTCGTGCCGTTCGGCGTGCTCGTGCCGCTGGTCTGGCGGGCCGCCGACAGCTACCGCCGGATCGCTGCGCGGGCGCTGACCGCGAGCGCCACCATCGAAGCCGTCCAGGCGGTGGTCGGCCTGACCATCGGCAGCCGCCGCACCGTCGACATCAACGATCTGATCGCCAACACCGCCGGTGCGCTGCTCGGCCTGTTCCTGCTGCGGCTCGCGGTGCCTTCGTCCACCCACCGCGATCTGCTGGTCAGACCAGCAGATCCGGCTCCACATGGTGAATCTTGA
- a CDS encoding sensor histidine kinase KdpD, whose amino-acid sequence MTLPVERQIVRRTRLRIGLFVGLAISTMLVLAGGISYAVLLHSQEKQINRELGYGAANGTTAGPPGCTWIFLYDGSTLHTGDRPAPPGFPLRAAVDSAARTRGTTTSKVNRNGTTYYVRTQPRGDAVVQVVFDARFQISDRRHLMMAFLLAATAGLLAAVLTGVVVGRRAVAPLAEALRKQRRFVADASHELRTPIAQVHTRAQLLARRARQNGTEADRRDLDRLMATTRRLGEIVDELLLSARLAAAPADLAVGPPVDVAALAAEAVLNEVDRATERDIAVRLTMPPTGLPVAGIESALRRVVSELLANALTHTPPGGTITVTGRATAKKAELVVADTGDGFDPADAERLFDRFHRGAGAGERRFGLGLALLREVVTSHAGTITAEGRPGEGATFTVRLPLAEFPTALVTPSARLLTANQG is encoded by the coding sequence GTGACCCTGCCGGTGGAACGCCAGATCGTCCGCCGCACCCGGCTGCGCATCGGCCTGTTCGTCGGCCTGGCGATCAGCACGATGCTTGTCCTGGCGGGAGGCATCTCCTACGCCGTGCTGCTGCACAGCCAGGAGAAGCAGATCAACCGCGAGCTCGGGTACGGCGCGGCCAACGGGACCACCGCCGGGCCGCCCGGCTGCACCTGGATCTTCCTGTACGACGGCAGCACGCTGCACACCGGCGACCGCCCCGCGCCACCGGGCTTCCCGCTGCGCGCCGCCGTCGACTCGGCGGCCCGCACCCGGGGGACCACCACGAGCAAGGTCAACCGCAACGGCACGACCTATTACGTACGAACCCAGCCCCGCGGCGACGCCGTCGTCCAAGTGGTGTTCGACGCCCGCTTCCAGATCTCCGACCGCCGCCACCTGATGATGGCGTTCCTGCTGGCAGCCACGGCCGGGCTGCTCGCCGCCGTGCTCACCGGCGTGGTGGTCGGCCGGCGCGCGGTGGCACCGCTGGCCGAGGCGCTCCGCAAACAACGCCGCTTCGTCGCCGACGCCAGTCACGAGCTGCGCACCCCCATCGCCCAGGTGCACACCCGCGCCCAGCTGCTGGCCCGGCGCGCCCGCCAGAACGGCACCGAGGCCGACCGGCGCGACCTCGACCGGCTGATGGCCACCACCCGGCGCCTCGGCGAGATCGTCGACGAGCTGCTGCTGTCCGCCCGGCTCGCCGCCGCCCCGGCCGACCTCGCCGTCGGCCCCCCGGTCGACGTGGCCGCCCTCGCCGCCGAGGCCGTCCTCAACGAGGTCGACCGGGCCACCGAACGCGACATCGCCGTGCGGCTGACCATGCCCCCGACCGGCCTGCCCGTCGCCGGCATCGAATCGGCGCTGCGCCGGGTGGTCAGCGAACTGCTCGCCAACGCGCTGACCCACACCCCGCCCGGCGGCACCATCACCGTGACCGGCCGGGCCACGGCGAAGAAGGCCGAGCTGGTGGTGGCCGACACCGGTGACGGCTTCGACCCGGCCGACGCGGAACGCCTGTTCGACCGCTTCCACCGCGGGGCCGGCGCGGGCGAACGCCGCTTCGGGCTCGGCCTGGCCCTGCTGCGCGAGGTGGTGACCAGCCACGCCGGCACCATCACCGCGGAGGGCCGCCCGGGCGAGGGGGCCACCTTCACAGTCCGGCTGCCGCTCGCCGAGTTCCCCACCGCCCTGGTCACACCATCCGCCCGGTTGCTCACCGCCAATCAGGGGTGA
- a CDS encoding SgcJ/EcaC family oxidoreductase produces the protein MSALDAVTAWVGNYRAAWESNDPAAIGNLFTEDAAYFTEPYAKPWLGRDTIAAQWLKRKDTPATTTFQWHPVLVTEELAIVEATTTYTAPEPAIYHNLWLLRLDGSGQARQFTEWWMAEPAAAES, from the coding sequence ATGAGCGCGCTCGACGCCGTCACGGCCTGGGTCGGCAATTACCGCGCCGCCTGGGAGAGCAACGACCCGGCGGCCATCGGCAACCTGTTCACCGAGGACGCGGCCTACTTCACCGAGCCGTACGCCAAACCCTGGCTCGGCCGCGACACCATCGCGGCACAGTGGCTGAAGCGCAAGGACACGCCCGCCACCACCACGTTCCAGTGGCACCCGGTGCTGGTGACCGAGGAGCTGGCCATCGTCGAGGCCACCACCACCTACACCGCGCCTGAGCCGGCGATCTACCACAACCTCTGGCTGCTCCGGCTCGACGGCAGCGGCCAGGCCCGCCAGTTCACGGAGTGGTGGATGGCCGAGCCCGCTGCGGCGGAGTCCTGA
- a CDS encoding TetR/AcrR family transcriptional regulator: MHDDKPTGRRDRKKQQTRQALIEAALQLVDERGLDHVTVEEIAEAADVSPRTFFNYFTSKDEAIAGDQLVDPRDLCTRFLAVEPNVPPVPALLLALEPELTVMQQDRALWLLRMRVMEANPALITGLIARSAAAESDLADAVAQRLGLERGHPFAAVFAAATGGAMRTAMMRWAAAGTDRPLTDLAREAFDILATGLADPHLPRGNR, from the coding sequence GTGCACGACGACAAGCCCACGGGCCGGCGCGACCGCAAGAAACAGCAGACGCGCCAGGCGTTGATCGAGGCTGCCCTGCAGCTGGTGGACGAGCGCGGGCTGGACCACGTCACGGTGGAGGAGATCGCCGAGGCGGCGGACGTGTCGCCCCGCACCTTCTTCAACTACTTCACCAGCAAGGACGAGGCGATCGCCGGCGATCAGCTCGTCGACCCGCGCGACTTGTGCACCCGCTTCCTCGCTGTCGAACCCAATGTGCCGCCGGTCCCCGCGCTCCTGCTCGCCCTCGAGCCGGAATTGACGGTGATGCAGCAGGATCGGGCGCTGTGGCTGCTGCGGATGCGGGTCATGGAGGCCAACCCGGCGCTGATCACCGGTCTGATCGCCCGCAGCGCCGCCGCGGAGAGCGACCTGGCCGACGCGGTTGCCCAGCGGCTCGGGCTCGAGCGGGGGCACCCGTTCGCGGCGGTGTTCGCGGCGGCGACCGGAGGTGCGATGCGCACCGCGATGATGCGCTGGGCCGCCGCCGGCACCGATCGTCCACTCACCGATCTGGCCCGCGAGGCGTTCGACATCCTCGCCACCGGCCTGGCCGACCCCCACCTACCCCGAGGAAACCGATGA
- a CDS encoding VOC family protein, producing MIRITALDHLVLTVASIERTVAFYRDVLGMRAESFGAGRWALHFGDQKFNLHEAGHEFEPKAARPVPGSIDLCLIAQTPLDEVIAVLAEHRVPVIEGPVTRTGARGEIRSVYVRDPDDNLVEIANYPRGESA from the coding sequence ATGATCCGGATAACCGCACTGGACCACCTGGTGCTGACGGTGGCGTCGATCGAGCGCACAGTCGCCTTCTACCGCGACGTGCTGGGCATGCGGGCCGAGTCGTTCGGTGCCGGTCGCTGGGCACTGCACTTCGGTGACCAGAAGTTCAACCTGCACGAGGCCGGTCACGAGTTCGAACCCAAGGCGGCCCGGCCGGTCCCCGGCAGCATCGACCTCTGCCTGATCGCGCAGACACCGCTCGACGAGGTGATCGCGGTGCTGGCCGAGCATCGGGTGCCGGTGATCGAGGGACCGGTCACCCGCACCGGCGCCCGCGGCGAGATTCGCAGTGTCTACGTCCGCGACCCCGACGACAATCTCGTGGAGATCGCCAACTATCCACGGGGAGAATCAGCATGA
- a CDS encoding serine hydrolase → MTLHEFLSARVERGELPGAVTLVAREDDVRVDAVGSTAFGAGVPLTRDTVFRIASLTKPVLAAAAMLLVEDDVIDLEEPVHRLLPELAGQRVLARIDGPLTGTVPLTRPVTVEDLLTFRMGTGTITEPSVNPPFPIVAALDEQQLAVNVPYPRTPWEPDEWLRRFATLPLMTQPGEKWQYNTAYEVLSVLLARAARQPLGEVLRERLFDPLGMRRTGFSAEGLPVQYAGGAARDDGEIWTRDPVFPSGAGGLVSTVDEFHTFARMLLNRGVHGGTRLLSEQAVELMTTNRLTPAQVAAGDAILPAGTGWGFGVAVDPTGSGGEYGWSGGAGTHWFNSPREHLTAILFTQVSDVLWDGTTAEFRKLAYS, encoded by the coding sequence ATGACGTTGCACGAATTCCTCAGCGCCCGGGTCGAGCGGGGCGAGCTGCCGGGGGCCGTCACGCTCGTCGCCCGCGAGGACGACGTCCGGGTCGACGCGGTCGGCAGCACCGCCTTCGGCGCCGGCGTCCCGCTGACCCGCGACACGGTCTTCCGGATCGCGTCGCTGACCAAGCCGGTGCTCGCCGCGGCGGCCATGCTGCTGGTCGAGGACGACGTCATCGATCTCGAGGAGCCGGTCCACCGGCTGCTGCCCGAGCTGGCCGGCCAGCGGGTGCTGGCCCGCATCGACGGCCCGCTCACCGGGACGGTGCCGCTGACCCGCCCGGTGACGGTGGAGGATCTGCTCACCTTCCGGATGGGCACCGGCACGATCACCGAGCCGTCGGTCAACCCGCCGTTCCCCATCGTCGCCGCCCTCGACGAGCAGCAGCTCGCGGTCAACGTGCCCTATCCCCGCACACCGTGGGAGCCCGACGAGTGGCTGCGCCGGTTCGCCACCCTGCCGTTGATGACGCAGCCGGGCGAGAAGTGGCAGTACAACACGGCCTACGAGGTGCTGAGCGTGTTGCTGGCCCGGGCGGCCCGGCAGCCGCTCGGCGAGGTGCTGCGCGAGCGGCTGTTCGACCCGCTGGGCATGCGCCGCACCGGCTTCAGCGCCGAGGGGCTGCCCGTTCAGTATGCCGGGGGTGCCGCCCGCGACGACGGCGAGATCTGGACCCGTGACCCGGTGTTCCCGTCCGGCGCCGGTGGCCTGGTCTCGACCGTCGACGAGTTCCACACCTTCGCCCGGATGCTGCTTAACCGGGGGGTGCACGGCGGCACCCGGCTGCTGTCCGAGCAGGCGGTCGAGCTGATGACCACCAACCGGCTGACCCCGGCCCAGGTCGCCGCCGGTGACGCGATCCTGCCCGCGGGCACCGGCTGGGGCTTCGGCGTGGCGGTCGACCCCACCGGCTCCGGCGGGGAGTACGGCTGGTCCGGCGGCGCGGGCACGCACTGGTTCAACAGCCCGCGCGAACACCTCACCGCCATCCTCTTCACCCAGGTCAGTGACGTGCTGTGGGACGGCACGACGGCCGAGTTCCGAAAGCTGGCGTACTCATGA
- a CDS encoding MDR family MFS transporter has product MSSQPHAEADSPGTTGRMSRREVVQALSGLMMGMFVSILASTIVSNALPRIIADLGGSQSVYTWIVTTELLAMTATVPLWGKMADLYDKKLLIQLSLGLFVAGSLIAGFTPNVELLIVSRVVQGVGAGGMTALATIVMAAMIPPRELGRYSGMFGAVFGVATIAGPLIGGVLVDTDWLGWRWCFLIGVPFSVGAIALLQKTLHLSSVRRAVRIDWLGALLITAGVSDLLIWSTLAGNHFDWASWETAVFVTGGVVLLALAVLVESKAPEPIIPLSIFRNRTVSLTVVASVLVGVAMFGGTVFLSQYFQVSLGKSPTVAGLMSLPMIFGLLVTSTVAGQLITKFGRWKAYLVAGAAVMTVGMLLLSSIDEHTGVPVLAVWMFVLGAGVGMLMQNLVLAAQNDVPAQELGAATSTLTFFRSMGGAIGVSALGAVLANRVTSLFAEKFPQAATTGGTQGVPDLGTLPEPVKVIVADIYAQATSELFLVAAPIAALAVLAVLFVKEKPLHTLSGDERRAREETTMSLH; this is encoded by the coding sequence ATGAGTTCGCAACCGCACGCCGAGGCGGACAGCCCCGGGACCACCGGGCGGATGTCCCGCCGCGAGGTCGTCCAGGCGCTGTCCGGCCTGATGATGGGGATGTTCGTGAGCATCCTGGCCTCGACGATCGTGTCCAACGCGCTGCCCCGGATCATCGCCGACCTGGGCGGTTCGCAGTCGGTCTACACCTGGATCGTCACCACCGAGCTGCTGGCCATGACGGCCACCGTGCCGCTGTGGGGCAAGATGGCGGACCTCTACGACAAGAAGCTGCTGATCCAGCTGTCGCTCGGGCTGTTCGTCGCCGGATCGCTGATCGCCGGCTTCACGCCGAACGTCGAGCTGCTCATCGTCAGCCGGGTGGTGCAGGGTGTCGGCGCGGGCGGCATGACGGCCCTCGCCACGATCGTCATGGCGGCCATGATCCCGCCGCGCGAGCTGGGCCGGTATTCGGGCATGTTCGGGGCGGTCTTCGGCGTCGCCACGATCGCCGGTCCGCTGATCGGCGGCGTGCTGGTCGACACCGACTGGCTCGGCTGGCGGTGGTGCTTCCTCATCGGCGTGCCGTTCTCGGTGGGGGCGATCGCCCTGCTGCAGAAGACCCTGCACCTTTCTTCCGTACGCCGCGCCGTCCGCATCGACTGGCTCGGCGCCCTCCTGATCACGGCCGGGGTCAGCGACCTGCTGATCTGGTCGACGCTGGCGGGCAACCACTTCGACTGGGCGTCCTGGGAGACCGCCGTGTTCGTGACCGGTGGCGTGGTCCTGCTCGCCCTCGCCGTCCTGGTGGAGTCGAAGGCGCCCGAGCCGATCATCCCGCTGAGCATCTTCCGCAACCGCACGGTCTCGCTGACCGTGGTGGCCAGCGTGCTCGTCGGCGTCGCCATGTTCGGCGGCACGGTGTTCCTCTCCCAGTACTTCCAGGTGTCGCTGGGCAAGTCGCCGACCGTCGCCGGGCTGATGAGCCTGCCGATGATCTTCGGCCTGCTGGTGACCTCGACGGTGGCCGGCCAGCTGATCACCAAGTTCGGCCGATGGAAGGCCTATCTGGTGGCCGGCGCGGCCGTGATGACCGTGGGCATGCTGCTGCTGAGCTCGATCGACGAGCACACCGGCGTACCGGTGCTCGCGGTGTGGATGTTCGTGCTGGGCGCCGGGGTCGGCATGCTGATGCAAAATCTGGTGCTTGCCGCACAGAACGACGTACCGGCTCAGGAACTCGGCGCGGCCACCTCGACCCTGACGTTCTTCCGCAGCATGGGTGGCGCGATCGGGGTGAGCGCCCTGGGCGCCGTACTCGCCAACCGGGTGACCTCGCTGTTCGCCGAGAAGTTCCCGCAGGCCGCGACGACCGGCGGCACTCAGGGTGTCCCCGACCTCGGCACCCTGCCCGAGCCGGTCAAGGTGATCGTCGCGGACATCTATGCGCAGGCCACGTCGGAGCTGTTCCTGGTCGCCGCCCCGATCGCGGCCCTGGCGGTGCTCGCGGTGCTGTTCGTCAAGGAGAAGCCGCTGCACACGCTGAGCGGTGACGAACGGCGGGCCCGCGAGGAGACCACGATGTCACTGCACTGA
- a CDS encoding VOC family protein — translation MPAGIPGQDARQSLSAKARGRAAAPPAVLSQYKTAQVDRAVPVGRVQASAPVSPPGGASARPGSPAPRPTSPAGRPAHQRGVAKVPTRPAPAPGLQLQPMVHVADMAAAVAFYEALGGAIVHGDRDGTWVLMQVGTNQIGLVTRPPDPSRGESTVELNFSATMPLDRLERLLAERNITIVELRTDGEVGTRLHVETPDGMPIKIHHVEPDLLV, via the coding sequence TTGCCGGCCGGCATCCCGGGGCAGGACGCCCGGCAGAGCCTGTCGGCGAAGGCGCGGGGTCGCGCCGCCGCGCCGCCCGCTGTGCTGTCCCAGTACAAGACGGCCCAGGTCGACCGGGCCGTGCCGGTCGGGCGGGTGCAGGCGAGCGCACCGGTCAGTCCCCCCGGGGGTGCGTCCGCACGGCCGGGTTCGCCGGCGCCGCGGCCGACGTCTCCCGCGGGGCGGCCGGCTCATCAGCGGGGCGTTGCCAAGGTGCCCACCCGGCCCGCGCCGGCGCCCGGTTTGCAGCTGCAGCCGATGGTGCACGTGGCGGACATGGCCGCGGCCGTGGCGTTCTACGAGGCGCTGGGCGGGGCGATCGTGCACGGCGACCGGGACGGGACCTGGGTGCTCATGCAGGTCGGGACGAATCAGATCGGGCTGGTCACCCGGCCGCCCGATCCCTCGCGGGGGGAGAGCACCGTGGAGCTCAACTTCTCCGCGACGATGCCGCTGGATCGGCTGGAGCGGCTGCTGGCCGAGCGGAACATCACGATCGTCGAGCTGCGCACCGACGGCGAGGTCGGAACCCGCCTGCATGTCGAGACGCCGGACGGGATGCCGATCAAGATTCACCATGTGGAGCCGGATCTGCTGGTCTGA